One Megamonas hypermegale genomic window carries:
- the galT gene encoding UDP-glucose--hexose-1-phosphate uridylyltransferase: MDMNLEINRLLNFSLQQGLIAEEDKNYCANLLLDLLQVDEFELVEVNETLPIAHEILENMLDYAVEKGLCEDTVAQRDLFDTRIMNCVMPRPSEVIKKFKALYEKSPVQATDYFYKTNIASNYIRKDRIDKNVIWKTSTEYGDLDVTINLSKPEKDPRDIAKAKLVKSSSYPKCLLCRENEGYAGNANHPARQTIRLIPMNFEGHKWFMQYSPYTYYNEHCILLNSQHVPMKICRATFENLLNFVDYLPHYFLGSNADLPIVGGSILSHDHYQGGHYTFAMEKAPVEETYTIDGFENVSVGRVKWPMSVIRAASSNKQDLIEFAVHVLDAWRGYSDASVDVLAESDGQPHNTITPIARIRDGKYELDLVLRNNRTTEQYPLGIFHPHDEVHHIKKENIGLIEVMGLAVLPARLKDELAKVKDYFIARKEDISDDEQVAKHADWYKQLLSKYKDIKNDEVEDMLKFEVGKIFMEVLLHAGVFKRNIQGIEAFNKFVKTL; this comes from the coding sequence ATGGATATGAATTTAGAAATAAATCGTCTTTTGAATTTTTCCCTGCAACAAGGACTTATTGCTGAAGAAGATAAGAATTATTGTGCAAATTTATTGCTTGATTTACTCCAAGTTGATGAATTTGAATTAGTTGAAGTAAATGAAACATTACCTATTGCACATGAAATCTTAGAAAATATGCTTGATTATGCAGTAGAAAAAGGTTTATGCGAAGATACTGTGGCACAGCGTGATTTATTCGATACACGCATTATGAATTGTGTAATGCCACGTCCATCTGAAGTAATAAAGAAATTTAAAGCTTTATATGAAAAATCTCCTGTACAAGCAACAGATTATTTTTATAAAACTAATATTGCTTCCAATTATATTCGTAAAGACCGCATTGATAAGAATGTTATTTGGAAGACATCAACTGAATATGGCGATTTAGATGTTACTATCAACTTGTCTAAACCAGAAAAAGACCCAAGAGATATAGCTAAAGCAAAATTGGTTAAATCTTCTTCTTATCCAAAATGCTTACTTTGCCGTGAAAATGAAGGCTATGCAGGTAATGCAAACCATCCAGCACGTCAAACAATTCGCTTAATTCCTATGAATTTCGAAGGTCATAAATGGTTCATGCAGTATTCACCATATACTTACTACAATGAACATTGCATTTTATTAAATAGTCAGCACGTTCCAATGAAAATTTGCCGTGCTACATTTGAAAACCTCTTAAACTTTGTGGATTATCTTCCACATTATTTCTTAGGTTCTAATGCAGACTTACCAATCGTTGGTGGTTCAATTTTATCACATGACCATTATCAGGGCGGTCACTATACTTTTGCTATGGAAAAAGCTCCAGTAGAAGAAACATATACTATTGATGGTTTTGAAAATGTTTCTGTAGGCAGAGTAAAATGGCCTATGTCTGTAATTCGTGCAGCAAGCTCTAATAAACAAGACTTAATTGAATTTGCAGTACATGTATTAGACGCATGGAGAGGTTATTCCGATGCTTCTGTAGATGTTTTAGCAGAAAGCGATGGACAGCCACATAATACAATTACACCGATTGCTCGTATTCGCGACGGTAAATATGAATTGGATTTAGTTTTACGTAATAATCGTACTACAGAACAGTATCCACTCGGTATTTTCCATCCACATGATGAAGTACATCATATCAAAAAAGAAAATATCGGCTTAATTGAAGTTATGGGTCTTGCTGTACTTCCAGCTCGTTTAAAAGATGAATTAGCAAAAGTAAAAGACTACTTCATCGCTAGAAAAGAAGATATCAGTGATGATGAACAAGTAGCGAAACATGCTGATTGGTACAAACAACTTTTAAGCAAATACAAAGACATCAAAAATGATGAAGTTGAAGATATGCTTAAATTTGAAGTTGGTAAAATCTTTATGGAAGTATTGTTGCATGCAGGCGTATTTAAACGCAATATCCAAGGCATTGAAGCATTCAACAAATTTGTAAAGACTTTATAA
- a CDS encoding cytochrome ubiquinol oxidase subunit I has protein sequence MDVITLSRLQFAITTIYHFLFVPISLGLSIFIAIMQTMYLKTDNIVYKRLAKFIGKLFIISFAMGVVTGIVQEFHFGMNWSEYSRFMGDIFGAPLALEALTAFFLESVFLGVWIFGEGRLSKKLHCLSIWLVAFGSNLSAFWILVANSFMQNPVGYALQNGRAEMTDFLALVTNPYVVGQYAHTVLSGITTAGVIVVAVGAYKILRGENIETFKTGIKAGIIYSLVGLFLVMGSGHMQAQFIGKNVPMKMAAMEALWETQDPAPFTVIANIDTENKVNHDAIEIPYLLSGMIYNAPAGEVKGINEMQETFIAQYGYDDYIPNVVLLFWSFRIMIICGVAMIAAMFFAGFLLYTKRLENCRWFLNCLVLMLPLPFIANTFGWIITEAGRQPWMVVGLQKVSDAVSQNITVGEVLTTLIGFTLIYALLAIAALFIAVKFVRKDAHKLDEGGEA, from the coding sequence ATGGACGTTATAACTTTATCAAGGTTGCAATTCGCAATCACTACAATCTATCACTTTTTATTTGTTCCGATTTCTTTAGGTTTGTCAATCTTTATTGCTATAATGCAAACAATGTATCTGAAAACAGACAATATTGTGTATAAACGTTTGGCAAAATTTATCGGAAAATTATTCATCATTTCTTTTGCTATGGGTGTCGTAACTGGTATTGTACAAGAATTCCATTTTGGCATGAACTGGTCTGAATATTCACGTTTTATGGGGGATATTTTCGGTGCACCATTAGCATTAGAAGCATTGACTGCATTTTTCTTAGAATCCGTATTTTTAGGTGTGTGGATATTCGGTGAAGGTCGTTTGTCGAAAAAATTACATTGTTTGTCTATTTGGCTAGTAGCCTTTGGTAGTAATTTATCTGCATTTTGGATTTTAGTAGCAAATTCCTTTATGCAAAATCCAGTAGGCTATGCATTGCAAAATGGCAGAGCGGAAATGACAGACTTTTTGGCTTTGGTAACTAATCCGTATGTAGTAGGTCAATATGCACATACTGTTTTATCTGGTATTACAACGGCTGGTGTAATAGTCGTAGCTGTTGGTGCTTATAAAATTTTACGTGGTGAAAATATCGAAACCTTTAAAACTGGCATTAAAGCAGGTATCATCTATAGTTTAGTTGGTTTATTCCTCGTAATGGGCAGTGGTCATATGCAAGCGCAATTTATTGGTAAAAATGTACCAATGAAAATGGCTGCTATGGAAGCTTTATGGGAAACTCAAGACCCAGCACCATTTACTGTAATAGCTAATATCGATACAGAAAATAAAGTAAATCATGATGCAATCGAAATACCGTATTTGCTTTCGGGTATGATTTACAATGCACCAGCTGGTGAAGTAAAAGGCATCAATGAAATGCAAGAAACATTTATCGCTCAATATGGCTACGATGATTACATTCCAAATGTAGTTTTATTATTCTGGAGCTTTAGAATAATGATTATTTGCGGTGTAGCTATGATTGCTGCAATGTTCTTTGCGGGCTTTTTGCTCTACACAAAACGATTGGAAAATTGCCGTTGGTTTTTAAATTGCTTAGTATTGATGTTGCCACTTCCATTTATCGCTAATACTTTTGGTTGGATTATAACTGAAGCAGGTCGTCAGCCTTGGATGGTAGTAGGATTACAAAAAGTATCAGATGCAGTATCACAGAATATTACTGTTGGAGAAGTTTTGACAACTTTAATAGGTTTTACGCTTATTTATGCATTGCTTGCAATTGCAGCATTATTTATCGCAGTTAAATTTGTACGCAAAGATGCTCATAAACTGGACGAAGGAGGCGAAGCATGA
- a CDS encoding LacI family DNA-binding transcriptional regulator encodes MKSITIIDVAKKAQVSVATVSRVVNGNYPVKDSTRRKVLDAIKELKYIPNIQARELNTQHSSIIGIILPSLFNTFFAEVINGIESFTATSGYSLLLTYTKDNPISEKKCMNELLMRNVSGIINISPNTEKVASDFFDQIAERIPMVFINSYIKRPAISYVNNDERIGTKIALEYLISLGHRNICFIRGDRSDSYEFKQDIYEEVMKKLNNFKEEYVLNIGAGNSIETVELAANKIMETLKEHKEITAIFSCNDLMGIGAVNGCHRLGVNVPKDVSIMGFDNVFLSHFIEPKLTTMDQNMMTLGWTAASLLMEKIANDNKTSRQVVLQNTLVLRDTTAPCRDLKK; translated from the coding sequence ATGAAATCAATTACTATTATTGATGTAGCTAAAAAGGCACAAGTTTCGGTGGCTACAGTTTCGCGTGTAGTAAATGGAAATTATCCTGTTAAAGATTCTACACGTCGTAAGGTTCTTGATGCTATTAAGGAATTAAAGTATATACCAAATATACAAGCTCGAGAATTGAATACACAACATTCTTCAATAATAGGCATAATTTTGCCAAGTTTATTCAATACATTTTTTGCAGAGGTAATAAATGGGATAGAAAGTTTTACTGCAACGAGTGGTTATTCTTTATTACTTACGTATACAAAGGATAATCCTATCAGTGAAAAAAAGTGTATGAATGAATTGTTGATGCGCAATGTATCAGGAATAATAAATATTAGCCCAAATACGGAAAAAGTGGCAAGTGATTTTTTTGACCAGATTGCAGAGCGCATACCAATGGTATTCATCAATTCATATATTAAAAGACCAGCAATTTCTTATGTAAATAATGATGAACGCATTGGAACTAAAATAGCATTGGAATATTTGATTTCTTTAGGACATAGAAATATATGTTTTATTCGAGGTGACCGTAGTGATTCCTATGAATTTAAACAGGATATATATGAAGAAGTAATGAAGAAATTAAATAATTTCAAAGAAGAATATGTTTTAAATATTGGAGCAGGAAACAGTATTGAAACTGTAGAATTGGCTGCGAACAAAATTATGGAGACATTAAAAGAACATAAAGAAATTACAGCTATTTTTAGTTGTAATGATTTAATGGGAATTGGTGCAGTAAATGGTTGCCATAGATTAGGTGTAAATGTACCGAAAGATGTATCTATAATGGGTTTTGATAATGTGTTTCTTAGCCATTTTATAGAACCGAAACTTACAACAATGGATCAAAATATGATGACTTTAGGTTGGACTGCAGCTAGTTTGTTGATGGAAAAAATTGCTAATGATAATAAAACGAGTCGTCAAGTTGTGTTACAAAATACATTAGTCTTACGTGATACAACAGCCCCTTGTAGAGATTTAAAAAAATAA
- a CDS encoding alpha/beta hydrolase, whose protein sequence is MKNLLSKILIFIVGILIGSIITFNTLGLILGNILYQELSDPKLNINLTGIINHSQDLTNINTLEQTLPNAQKIVLPTTYNDKQNLTGTFINNNSTKTVILIHGLYQNRSMSINYIDTYARLGFNVLLIDLRGHGESGGTITWGQTEIKDIDTWCNYLRSTMHQNTIGIHGVSLGGAFALLHSGLSTQSADFYVEDSSYSDLKSLYYSHLHNMIQLPTNSKILDILWMYSQVCMYWHTGATLDMLSPRMAVQKATVPILFLHGDADTLIPPATLSDLYNNCNSPKEIHMFKNSIHAQGITDYPEEYNQVIHDFLLKNNLLQ, encoded by the coding sequence ATGAAAAATCTTCTTTCTAAAATCCTCATTTTTATTGTAGGTATTTTGATTGGCAGTATCATTACATTTAATACCTTAGGATTAATTTTAGGCAATATTCTTTATCAAGAACTCAGTGACCCTAAATTAAATATTAACTTAACAGGTATAATCAACCATTCACAAGATTTAACTAATATAAATACATTAGAACAGACTTTACCTAATGCACAAAAAATAGTATTGCCTACAACATATAATGATAAACAAAATTTAACAGGAACATTCATCAACAATAATTCGACAAAAACCGTCATTTTAATTCACGGTCTATACCAAAATCGTTCAATGAGTATAAATTATATCGATACATATGCTCGTTTAGGTTTTAACGTCTTATTGATTGATTTACGTGGTCACGGTGAAAGCGGTGGCACTATAACTTGGGGACAAACCGAAATCAAAGATATTGATACATGGTGCAATTATCTGCGCAGTACAATGCATCAAAACACAATAGGCATTCACGGCGTTTCGCTTGGCGGAGCTTTTGCACTGCTTCACAGCGGTCTTTCAACACAAAGTGCTGATTTTTACGTTGAAGATAGCTCTTATAGCGATTTAAAAAGTCTATACTACAGTCATTTGCACAATATGATACAACTTCCTACAAATTCTAAAATACTTGATATTTTATGGATGTATTCTCAAGTCTGCATGTATTGGCATACTGGAGCTACACTCGATATGCTTTCTCCACGCATGGCGGTACAAAAAGCTACAGTGCCAATTTTATTTTTACATGGCGATGCTGATACATTAATTCCACCTGCTACTTTATCTGATTTGTACAATAATTGTAATTCTCCAAAAGAAATACACATGTTTAAAAACTCCATTCATGCGCAAGGCATCACTGATTATCCCGAAGAATATAATCAAGTAATTCATGATTTCCTATTAAAAAATAATTTACTTCAATAA
- the cydD gene encoding thiol reductant ABC exporter subunit CydD, translating into MLDKNILKDIFPYKKSLIFIILSNIIQATMIVSISYIIAYLADKLLFDELNHSAATPFLALLFFFFVVKAVLNYINRLKLEEISLNLQSKLRYKLLQALALDFKSIQRKPKGQWLAIITKGVDKLDVYLTSFIPQFGLLITIPLVLVIFTFINDWISGLIFLFTAPLIPFFMILIGKIADKENKKQWQVFQKLAVYMADLLPGLLVVKAYNQTQRQLKQVEKNGEKFSEATLKVLKIAFISAFMLEFIATISIAIIAVNIGLRLLYGQVSFLPAFFCLLVAPQFYQPFRQFGSAFHEAMNGIVASSEIYKLIQAAPNNKQKNIVLEMEKAPQIIFENVDFSYKNDENVLKNLNFTIKAGSQVVLTGANGAGKSTIFKLLLKLLDVKSGKILIDGKNLYDIDEQSWLNNIGWVAQEPYVFKSSLRENITLGRACSKTQLERVTQLVNLTEFIKKQEHGYDSIVGGAINLSSGQKRRLGLARALLCNPKVLLLDEPMENLDSKNEELIKSVLEKLKGKVTVIIIAHRRQTIEAADKIIILDKGTIKEYGSAEELKKTNSYYHQLLNRLEGNLLYDK; encoded by the coding sequence ATGTTGGATAAAAATATTTTAAAAGATATTTTTCCATATAAGAAATCTTTAATTTTTATCATTCTTTCAAATATAATACAGGCAACTATGATTGTTTCTATTTCGTATATCATAGCGTATTTAGCCGATAAATTGCTTTTTGATGAATTAAATCATAGTGCAGCAACTCCATTTTTGGCGTTGCTGTTTTTCTTTTTTGTCGTAAAAGCTGTTTTAAATTATATCAATAGATTGAAATTGGAAGAAATATCTTTAAATTTACAAAGCAAATTGCGCTATAAATTATTGCAGGCTTTGGCTTTAGATTTTAAATCTATTCAAAGAAAACCCAAAGGGCAATGGTTGGCAATCATCACAAAAGGCGTGGATAAATTAGATGTGTATTTGACTTCGTTTATACCTCAGTTTGGATTATTAATCACTATCCCGTTAGTTTTGGTGATATTTACATTTATAAATGATTGGATATCCGGATTAATTTTCTTATTCACAGCACCATTAATTCCTTTTTTCATGATATTAATTGGCAAGATTGCCGATAAGGAAAATAAAAAGCAATGGCAAGTCTTTCAAAAATTAGCTGTGTATATGGCAGATTTATTGCCAGGTTTATTAGTTGTGAAAGCGTATAATCAGACGCAAAGACAATTAAAGCAAGTGGAAAAAAATGGTGAAAAATTTAGTGAAGCAACTCTAAAAGTACTGAAGATAGCGTTTATTTCTGCGTTTATGTTGGAATTTATCGCAACAATCAGCATAGCTATAATTGCTGTAAATATTGGGCTTCGTCTATTATATGGACAAGTTTCGTTTTTACCAGCCTTTTTTTGTTTGCTCGTAGCACCGCAATTTTATCAACCGTTTCGCCAATTTGGTTCAGCTTTTCATGAGGCTATGAATGGTATTGTAGCTAGTAGTGAAATTTATAAATTGATACAGGCTGCGCCTAATAATAAACAAAAGAATATTGTTTTAGAAATGGAAAAAGCACCGCAAATTATCTTTGAAAATGTGGATTTTTCATATAAAAATGATGAAAATGTGCTTAAAAATTTGAATTTCACGATAAAAGCAGGTTCACAAGTGGTATTGACTGGTGCAAATGGAGCGGGTAAATCAACGATATTTAAATTGTTGTTGAAGTTATTAGACGTTAAATCTGGCAAAATTTTAATTGATGGCAAAAATTTATATGATATAGATGAACAATCGTGGTTAAATAATATTGGCTGGGTAGCACAGGAACCGTATGTTTTTAAATCTAGTTTGCGTGAAAATATAACGCTGGGCAGAGCTTGTAGTAAAACGCAGTTAGAGCGAGTTACACAATTAGTAAATTTGACGGAATTTATAAAGAAGCAAGAGCATGGTTATGATAGTATTGTAGGTGGAGCTATAAATTTAAGTTCAGGACAAAAAAGAAGATTGGGATTAGCTAGAGCTTTATTGTGCAATCCTAAAGTTTTACTCTTAGATGAACCGATGGAAAATCTCGATAGTAAGAATGAAGAGTTGATAAAATCTGTCTTAGAAAAATTAAAGGGAAAAGTTACAGTGATAATAATTGCACATCGAAGACAGACAATTGAAGCTGCTGATAAAATAATAATTTTAGATAAAGGCACAATTAAAGAATATGGCAGTGCGGAAGAATTGAAAAAAACTAATTCATATTATCATCAGTTGCTCAATCGCTTGGAAGGAAATTTATTATATGATAAATGA
- a CDS encoding amino acid ABC transporter ATP-binding/permease protein, protein MINEIKTISRPVIFILSVAVLVGTLAGLSSISLMGLSAWLIASAALQPPLYVLSLAIVGVRFCGIMRAVFRYLERYLSHKAGFVLFMRFRVFMLAKIIAALPFKRQSSNGDVFTIIVEAIDKIRDSFLRFFLPPITATLGCFIVMIWSGFYSVLLLCILFVAWLVFVVIMPMIVWRLYQKKSDNDLILAESVLEFYDGSKELYAYNYIEGKLKNTQQAINDYQDYRKEHFILKSKVELSCEILLGLFIVLVLSLLISFINDGQITAVMAITFLLTIQSVLEILAAIPSLMEHLDEAKRSWLSLKSFINKPKIQSKINSNIYLKDDDAILNVVNINFGYNEILCKDMSFYLYKGQKTLLVGSSGCGKSTLFYVLTRLLDVFSGDMYLQGKSYTQWDKEDWRNHFAPSFQEHHIFNISIRDNFKIFYPDISDEEIWQALDKVQFTAFVQQYGLDYVLESDGTNLSGGQKHRLQLAMCLARKKDIILLDEPTAGLDIVSAHKFLNRLITIDKESAILVASHDLSIVDYFDNIIIMEEQHIIEQGKIKSLMQDEQSQLFKLMKYNNLI, encoded by the coding sequence ATGATAAATGAAATTAAAACTATATCAAGACCAGTTATTTTCATTTTGAGTGTAGCTGTTTTAGTAGGGACTTTAGCAGGATTAAGTTCCATTAGTTTAATGGGTTTATCGGCATGGCTTATCGCTTCAGCTGCTTTGCAACCACCGTTATATGTCTTATCATTAGCCATTGTGGGTGTACGTTTTTGCGGTATAATGCGAGCTGTATTTCGCTATTTAGAAAGGTATTTGTCACATAAAGCAGGTTTTGTTTTATTCATGCGATTTCGCGTATTCATGCTAGCTAAAATAATAGCCGCATTGCCATTTAAGCGACAAAGTTCCAATGGTGATGTTTTCACTATCATTGTAGAAGCGATAGATAAAATAAGGGATAGTTTTTTACGATTTTTCTTGCCACCTATAACGGCTACACTGGGCTGTTTTATAGTCATGATATGGAGCGGTTTTTATAGCGTTTTACTGCTTTGCATACTGTTTGTAGCGTGGCTTGTTTTTGTAGTAATAATGCCGATGATTGTTTGGCGACTCTATCAAAAAAAATCTGATAATGATTTAATATTAGCAGAAAGTGTTTTAGAATTTTATGATGGCAGTAAAGAATTATATGCTTATAATTATATAGAAGGTAAATTGAAAAATACACAACAGGCGATAAACGATTATCAAGATTATCGCAAGGAACATTTCATCTTAAAAAGCAAGGTGGAATTATCTTGTGAAATCTTATTAGGTTTATTTATTGTTTTAGTTTTAAGTTTGTTGATTTCTTTTATAAATGATGGGCAAATCACTGCTGTTATGGCAATTACTTTTTTATTGACAATACAGTCTGTTTTGGAAATTTTGGCGGCAATACCATCATTGATGGAACATTTAGATGAAGCTAAACGAAGCTGGTTGAGTTTAAAATCCTTTATAAATAAACCGAAAATACAATCGAAAATAAATAGTAACATTTATTTAAAAGATGATGATGCTATATTAAATGTTGTTAATATAAATTTTGGTTACAATGAAATATTGTGTAAAGATATGAGTTTTTATTTATATAAAGGACAAAAAACGTTGCTTGTTGGCAGTAGTGGTTGTGGTAAATCTACATTGTTTTATGTGCTTACTAGATTGTTAGATGTTTTTTCAGGTGATATGTATTTGCAGGGAAAAAGTTATACGCAATGGGATAAAGAAGATTGGCGAAACCATTTTGCACCATCTTTTCAAGAACATCATATCTTTAATATATCTATCCGAGATAATTTTAAGATATTTTATCCCGATATCAGTGATGAAGAAATATGGCAGGCTTTGGATAAAGTGCAATTTACAGCTTTTGTACAACAGTATGGTTTAGATTATGTGTTGGAAAGCGATGGCACAAATTTATCTGGTGGACAAAAACATCGTTTACAGCTCGCAATGTGTTTAGCACGGAAAAAAGATATAATTTTACTTGATGAACCAACAGCGGGACTAGACATCGTGTCAGCACATAAATTTTTAAATCGATTGATTACAATAGATAAAGAAAGTGCAATATTAGTAGCTTCACATGATTTAAGTATAGTAGATTATTTCGATAATATTATAATCATGGAAGAGCAACATATAATTGAACAAGGAAAAATAAAAAGCTTAATGCAAGATGAACAAAGTCAGTTGTTTAAGTTGATGAAGTACAATAATTTGATTTAA
- the galE gene encoding UDP-glucose 4-epimerase GalE yields the protein MAILVCGGAGYIGSHMVYTLINNGEDVVVIDNLQTGHRASVHEKAKFYEGDIRNTADLDKVFTENDIEAVIHFAANSLVGESMQVPLKYFNNNTCGMETLLEAMVKYDVKKIVFSSTAATYGEPKRVPILETDETNPTNPYGESKRMMEKMMKWVDMANGVKYVSLRYFNVAGAIEDGHIGEAHTTETHLIPIILQVPLGKRDHITVFGTDYPTPDGTCIRDYVHVMDLADAHMKALNYLRQGNESSIFNLGTGEGFSVKEMIDAAEKATGLKIKVEYGQRRAGDPARLIASSEKAQKILDWHPKYTSMEDIIKTAWKWHQTHPNGYED from the coding sequence ATGGCAATTTTGGTATGTGGCGGAGCAGGTTATATCGGCTCTCATATGGTTTACACATTGATTAATAATGGTGAAGATGTAGTAGTAATCGATAATCTGCAGACAGGTCATCGTGCTTCCGTTCATGAAAAAGCTAAATTTTACGAAGGCGATATTCGTAATACAGCTGACCTTGATAAAGTTTTTACAGAAAATGATATTGAAGCTGTAATTCATTTTGCTGCAAATTCTCTCGTTGGCGAAAGCATGCAAGTTCCTTTAAAATATTTCAACAATAATACTTGCGGTATGGAAACATTACTTGAAGCTATGGTTAAATATGATGTTAAGAAAATCGTATTTTCTTCTACAGCTGCAACTTATGGCGAACCAAAACGCGTACCTATCTTGGAAACGGACGAAACAAATCCTACTAATCCATACGGTGAATCCAAACGTATGATGGAAAAAATGATGAAATGGGTAGACATGGCTAACGGCGTTAAATATGTATCTTTACGTTATTTCAACGTAGCAGGTGCTATTGAAGATGGTCATATCGGTGAAGCTCATACAACAGAAACTCACCTCATTCCTATTATTTTACAAGTACCTCTCGGAAAACGTGACCATATTACTGTATTTGGTACAGATTATCCAACTCCAGATGGAACTTGCATTCGTGACTATGTTCATGTAATGGATTTAGCAGATGCACATATGAAAGCTCTCAACTACTTACGTCAAGGCAATGAAAGCAGCATCTTCAACCTCGGTACAGGTGAAGGCTTTTCTGTAAAAGAAATGATTGATGCAGCTGAAAAAGCTACTGGCTTAAAAATCAAAGTTGAATACGGTCAGCGCCGTGCAGGGGACCCAGCTCGTCTTATTGCTTCCAGTGAAAAAGCTCAAAAAATCCTTGATTGGCATCCTAAATACACTAGCATGGAAGATATCATTAAAACAGCATGGAAATGGCATCAAACTCATCCAAACGGATATGAAGACTAA
- the cydB gene encoding cytochrome d ubiquinol oxidase subunit II, translating to MDLQIVWFILVTVLFVGFFFLEGFDYGVGTILPFFGKNDVERRMLINTIGPVWDGNEVWMITAGGAMFAAFPHVYATMFSMLYMALFLMLLGLIVRGVAFEFRSKHECGTWRALWDWMIFIGSALPAFLWGVAVTNMMKGFAINGEMIYKGTFWDLLSLYTIIGGITFLLVFAYHGTVFLTLRLADTKMIERLRKLSVCLGGTAAIFYVLCMIFTVIETDMWNSIVSAIFMILAAVAFLASIALVYKSAQYAKGFICSSLAIVFTTISVFTGLFPRILISTINPDWSLTIYNASSTEYTLTIMTIAAVCFVPIVLIYQGWTYWVFRKRITRKDLEY from the coding sequence ATGGATTTACAAATTGTATGGTTTATTTTAGTAACTGTTTTATTTGTAGGGTTCTTCTTCTTAGAAGGTTTTGATTATGGTGTTGGTACAATTTTGCCATTCTTTGGTAAAAATGATGTAGAACGTCGTATGCTGATAAATACTATTGGCCCTGTTTGGGACGGCAATGAAGTATGGATGATTACAGCAGGCGGCGCGATGTTTGCAGCTTTTCCTCATGTGTACGCTACTATGTTCAGTATGCTTTATATGGCATTGTTTTTAATGCTTTTAGGCTTAATTGTTCGCGGTGTAGCTTTTGAATTTAGAAGCAAACATGAATGTGGTACATGGCGAGCTTTATGGGACTGGATGATTTTTATTGGCAGTGCACTTCCAGCATTTTTATGGGGCGTTGCTGTTACAAACATGATGAAAGGCTTTGCCATCAATGGCGAAATGATTTATAAAGGCACATTTTGGGATTTGCTCTCTTTGTACACAATCATAGGTGGTATCACTTTCTTATTGGTATTTGCTTATCATGGAACAGTATTTTTAACACTTCGCCTTGCTGATACAAAGATGATTGAACGCTTGCGCAAATTATCTGTATGCCTTGGCGGTACAGCAGCAATTTTCTATGTACTCTGCATGATTTTCACTGTTATAGAAACAGATATGTGGAATAGTATAGTATCTGCTATCTTCATGATTTTAGCAGCGGTAGCATTTTTAGCTTCTATTGCATTAGTATACAAATCCGCTCAATATGCAAAAGGATTTATCTGTTCATCACTTGCTATAGTATTTACGACTATATCTGTATTCACAGGTTTATTCCCACGCATTTTGATTTCAACAATAAATCCAGATTGGAGTCTTACAATATACAATGCATCCTCCACTGAATATACATTGACTATAATGACGATTGCAGCTGTTTGTTTCGTGCCAATAGTTTTAATTTATCAGGGCTGGACATATTGGGTATTTAGAAAACGCATTACTCGTAAGGATTTGGAATATTAA